Genomic DNA from Gimesia aquarii:
CATCGCGGTCAACCATTATTTAAACTCCTGTTGCGAAATCTATTTTTTGAGAACAAATCAAGATCCGTTTTTTCGTATCGAGACTATTTGTTATGTTGTCTTCTACCAAAACAGAACTTTGACACTCAGCAGCGTAAATCAGGTTCCAGTGAGTAGCAGTTGACAGTGCCTTCCAGATCGCGTATGGCCATCACTAATGCTCCCTGCTGATTAAAGGTACCCTTCTGTTTGAACTGTACCTTACCTTTGGTTTTGCCGCATTCCCAGTATAGCCCGCCTTGTCTGGTGAACTCGTCATGATCAGTCTCGGCCCGAAAGACATACATTGAGCCCAAGAGTAATCTGATTCCTTTAGGTAAGTGTCCCGGGGCGTGGGCTGAAGTGAAGAAGAGATTCGATTGAGTGGGACTGGTTTTAAATGTGACCTGCTCGATAATCCTAAAGCTCCAGGGCCACTTGCGCGCACTGTCTAGTAATGGGTCGGCTACTTTCTTGTTCTCTTCACCGTTGATGTCTCCGGTTACCATCGCCCCCATGGTTAGCCCTGCCACCATTTTTACCGCGTCTCTTCTGCTCAGGTCACTCATGTCAGTCTCCCGATGAGTATTATCAACACGTGAATTTAAAACTGATCGTTGATCGTATGAATGTTAGTTGAACGAATGAAGTCGCATACATTTTCTACGATGCAATGTAATATTAAATCGTACCAGTCAGTGGTATACTGTCAACAGCGAGTTTTGTATTATCCCGTTTCAATCAGAGCCATTTCTCAGGGGCGGTGCCGAAGCAGGAACGTAAAAAGAGATAAAGCCTGTTTTTCAGTGTTTGGGAGCCAGCCATGAAACAACGTAATTCAGCACGGGCGATTCTGTTGAACAATCGGAGTCAGTTGCTATTGATCCAACACCAAGACAGCATTCCGGTTGATCCAGCACAGCCTGATGTTCTCAAGTATTGGGCAACGCCCGGCGGTGGAATCGAAGCGGGGGAGCAGCCAGTAGATGCACTCCAGCGCGAGTTACGGGAGGAACTCACGCTGGAGAACGTTACGATAGGGCGACAGATTGGGGTTCGCAACGTATCACTGAATCTTCCGGGAGAAGGTTGTGTCATCAGTCACGAAATCTACTTTGTATGCTATGTCTCCGAGAGGCCGGAACTCAATCCAGCTGGTCTGTCAGAATGCGAATATGGTACGTTCAAAGAAATCAGATGGTGGTCGCTCGAAGAGCTTCATAACACGACTGAGATTCTCCGTCCCAGCGCTTTGACTGAATTGGTTGAGAATGCATTGTGCGTCGATTCCGAACTGGTCCTTTTATAGGACTAATCGTCTGGTAGATGGTCTAAGGAATACGATCTAGTAGAGGTCATTAAGTTTATCGGGCACGAGATTTAATGCTATTTTGCCAACGGGTTAAGGGGTTTGAAATGGATGCCGTACATCTCACTCCAACGCAGCATAATCCATCAAACGACTGGAAATGCGACTGGTGATGGAATAAAATGTTGCGGCTTCGGCAAAATTCTGTATTCTTAACAGGCTGCATTCTGCAGTGTATTAAGTGGTATGCGAAAGCCTCGTATTACTGATAGGGGCTGCCTCTATGGCCTAAAGGATAATCAAACTATGAATGACGAAATCTCAATGCCGAATGACATCGTTGAATTTGCTGAGGAATTGACCAATGGTGGGCCAGGGGCCTTGGAGATAATAAAGATCCAAGAATTCGAAGGCGACGAAGATACGAATGATGACGCATTAGAACGGAAGCATCGTGAGTTCGAAGCTGTCCACCAATCACTTGTCGAGGAGTTATCCAGTCGATTCGGCGCTCCAAATGTTTCGAAGGTAGAAGATGAATTCGAAACCATTCCACTCTGCGGCGTCTATCCAGCCGCGACATGGGAGGTGGAAGGGATGGAGCTATTTTTGGCAATTTCCCATGAAGATCGAGAGACTCCCATGCTACTCGCAATCGGCACTACATGAGAAAACATATCATTCAGTTTTATTCCTCGCGGAATGCGACGATCCCTTAAACA
This window encodes:
- a CDS encoding NUDIX hydrolase, translated to MKQRNSARAILLNNRSQLLLIQHQDSIPVDPAQPDVLKYWATPGGGIEAGEQPVDALQRELREELTLENVTIGRQIGVRNVSLNLPGEGCVISHEIYFVCYVSERPELNPAGLSECEYGTFKEIRWWSLEELHNTTEILRPSALTELVENALCVDSELVLL